A window of the Aspergillus flavus chromosome 6, complete sequence genome harbors these coding sequences:
- a CDS encoding putative oxalate/formate antiporter: MADTESNACQHAINEHATEDVTQSKPQKTIRSATSNIVEKTRADPCEHYQDAKYPEGGLRAWLVVLGSWCAMVPSMGLLNTIGVLHAWTADHQLAQYSSSSLGWIFGAFSFFLYFGGAQVGPIFDSRGVLPVVLPGSIGIVLSVFFFSASTEYYQIFLSFSVLGGISSCCLFTPAISAVGHWFDVRRGLATGIACTAGGLGGVFFPLIILYIGPTLGFAWAMRIIGIISFVLCALACLLLKTRLPPNQQAGMAIDLKALLEPKYALTTLAVWLVEFAVFIPYTYIVSYGLYAGLEQSMAYKLSVFLNAGAIPGRAFPGILADRMGRFNVMTTTAVICAICTLALWYKAGTNEGAIIAYAVLFGFWSGAAISLTPVCISQVCRTEDYGKRNGTTFTLVSVGTLIGIPLAGAIQESNGGEYWGLIIFGGVLYLASAVAFAVARGVAGGWGWKVKF, from the exons ATGGCTGACACCGAGTCAAATGCCTGCCAGCATGCCATCAACGAACATGCCACGGAGGATGTAACGCAGAGCAAGCCCCAGAAAACAATCCGTAGTGCGACTTCAAACATCGTTGAAAAGACGAGGGCAGATCCTTGTGAACACTATCAAGATGCAAAGTATCCCGAAGGCGGTCTCCGCGCATGGCTCGTTGTACTGGGTTCCTGGTGTGCCATGGTGCCCTCTATGGGTCTTTTGAATACCATCGGAGTCCTCCATGCTTGGACAGCGGATCATCAATTGGCACAATATTCGTCATCAAGTTTGGGATGGATTTTTGGTGCTTTTAGCTTTTTCCTCTACTTCGGAGGTGCCCAAGTTG GGCCTATCTTTGACAGTCGAGGAGTGCTACCAGTGGTGTTACCAGGATCCATTGGCATAGTTCtatccgtcttcttcttcagtgCAAGTACCG AATATTACCAAATATTCCTGTCCTTCAGCGTCCTTGGTGGTATCTCTTCTTGCTGCCTGTTTACCCCAGCCATCTCCGCCGTCGGTCACTGGTTTGATGTACGTCGCGGCCTTGCAACCGGTATTGCTTGCACTGCTGGCGGTCTCGGTGGCGTCTTCTTCcctttaattattctatacATTGGCCCGACACTCGGCTTCGCCTGGGCAATGCGAATCATCGGaattatttcctttgttttgtgTGCTTTGGCTTGCTTATTACTCAAGACGCGACTACCCCCCAACCAGCAGGCTGGTATGGCAATTGACCTGAAAGCCCTCTTGGAACCGAAATATGCCTTGACCACACTGGCTGTCTGGCTAGTCGAGTTTGCCGTCTTCATCCCATACACGTACATTGTCTCTTATGGGTTGTACGCCGGCTTGGAACAATCCATGGCATACAAGCTGTCCGTGTTCCTGAACGCGGGGGCTATCCCAGGGCGAGCGTTCCCGGGAATCCTGGCCGACCGAATGGGCCGATTCAACGTGATGACCACCACAGCAGTTATTTGCGCGATCTGTACGCTGGCGCTATGGTACAAAGCGGGCACTAACGAAGGTGCAATCATTGCATATGCCGTGCTATTCGGGTTCTGGAGCGGGGCTGCGATCAGCTTGACGCCTGTGTGTATCTCGCAGGTCTGCCGCACTGAAGATTATGGAAAGCGTAATGGGACTACTTTCACGCTTGTCAGTGTCGGTACATTGATTGGCATTCCCCTCGCTGGTGCAATACAGGAAAGCAATGGAGGCGAGTATTGGGGTTTGATCATCTTCGGCGGTGTTCTATACCTGGCGTCGGCTGTTGCGTTCGCGGTGGCCAGGGGAGTTGCGGGTGGCTGGGGATGGAAGGTCAAGTTTTGA
- a CDS encoding beta-lactamase superfamily domain-containing protein — protein sequence MHHLTVDLCNTEAPTRDAPGDVPASLPSAKDSKQHPRRGGDENASVYFIGTATTIIEWEGLRVMTDPNFLHAGDHVHLGPGVTSTRRTNPAVDLHELPRVDVVLLSHYHGDHFDQKVESSLRRDLPIITTPHAKSTLTSKGEDSFTRVYDLEPFQDATIDITGNTSKKQARVRVTGMPGKHVPTGVIEKLNDLVSAIPPTNGWMIELGYSDGSSTTDLTVGYRIYISGDTLLIDDLKEIPRRYGDQKIDLMLAHLGGTTVPSPALGPLAMMVTMDAKQGVQLMQLIRPDVTIPIHYDDYDVFASSLEDFRKQVEEAGLGSGVVYLDRGEEYRFRVRA from the exons ATGCATCACTTGACCGTCGACCTTTGCAACACCGAAGCCCCAACCCGCGATGCGCCGGGAGATGTGCCTGCTAGCCTTCCGTCTGCAAAGGATAGCAAGCAGCATCCACGCCGGGGAGGTGACGAAAACGCATCGGTGTACTTTATCGGGACAGCAACAACTATCAT TGAATGGGAAGGGTTGCGGGTCATGACCGAT CCCAATTTCCTTCATGCAGGAGACCATGTCCATCTCGGTCCGGGCGTGACGAGTACACGCAGAACAAATCCTGCTGTGGACTTGCATGAGTTACCCCGGGTTGACGTCGTCCTCCTTTCTCATTATCATGG CGATCATTTTGATCAAAAAGTCGAATCATCACTCCGTCGCGATCTGCCGATCATCACGACTCCACATGCCAAATCGACATTGACGTCCAAGGGCGAGGACTCATTCACGAGAGTGTATGACCTTGAGCCCTTTCAAGATGCTACCATAGATATTACAGGAAACACCTCGAAGAAACAAGCCCGCGTACGAGTGACGGGAATGCCCGGAAAGCATGTTCCCACAGGGGTCATTGAGAAATTGAACGATCTAGTCTCTGCT ATCCCCCCAACGAATGGCTGGATGATTGAGCTAGGCTACAGTGACGGCTCGTCAACTACAGATCTCACGGTCGGATATCGCATTTACATCTCCGGCGACACACTACTGATCGACGACTTGAAAGAAATCCCCAGGCGCTATGGTGATCAAAAGATCGACTTGATGTTGGCGCATCTTGGTGGGACGACTGTACCATCACCGGCATTGGGCCCATTGGCGATGATGGTGACGATGGACGCGAAGCAGGGAGTGCAGCTGATGCAGCTGATACGGCCCGATGTGACCATTCCAATCCATTATGACGACTATGACGTGTTCGCCAGTTCATTGGAAGACTTTCGAAAACAGGTCGAGGAGGCTGGATTGGGTAGTGGTGTGGTCTATCTAGACCGCGGAGAGGAGTATCGGTTTCGCGTGAGAGCTTGA
- a CDS encoding putative cysteine dioxygenase Cdo1, with translation MLASAIHLPLPLPHGPSPCDHRFLPPTYDLQDLVHDIKSYLGDSSGIDSSDIDHEHLIALAQKYVSNPNDWLRFFYNDPSKNYTRNAIENINRKANILLLVWNPGKGSPIHDHANAHCIMKVLTGELTETVYHPPNSEGDETSPLQLKHQKRYQTDQVTYISDDIGLHRVHNPSPNQVAVSLHIYTPPNAADYGYHIFDGATGKASFVSQAHAHSNTEKPACQA, from the exons ATGTTGGCTTCCGCTATACACTTGCCTCTCCCGTTGCCGCACGGCCCGTCGCCATGCGATCACCGTTTCTTACCTCCCACGTATGATTTACAAGATCTCGTCCATGATATCAAGTCCTACCTCGGCGATTCCTCGGGAATCGATTCATCAGACATAGACCATGAACACTTGATCGCGCTGGCGCAGAAGTATGTCTCAAATCCGAATGATTGGCTGCGGTTCTTCTACAACGATCCGAGTAAGAACTATACCCGCAATGCCATCGAAAACATCAACCGCAAGGCAAACATT CTGCTGCTGGTATGGAATCCAGGCAAAGGCTCCCCCATCCACGACCATGCCAATGCCCATTGCATCATGAAGGTTTTGACTGGCGAATTGACCGAAACGGTCTACCATCCTCCCAATAGCGAAGGGGACGAGACAAGCCCGCTCCAGCTCAAACACCAGAAGCGATATCAAACAGATCAAGTGACATATATCTCGGACGATATTGGTTTACATCGGGTTCATAACCCAAGCCCGAATCAAGTTGCAGTTTCCCTTCACA TCTATACCCCTCCTAACGCCGCCGATTATGGCTACCACATCTTCGATGGGGCCACTGGAAAGGCCAGTTTTGTATCGCAAGCACATGCTCATTCGAATACTGAGAAGCCTGCTTGTCAGGCGTGA
- a CDS encoding putative C6 transcription factor (C6 transcription factor), with product MINMTPRRSTRQTGLAALACTECRKQHLKCDANQPSCSRCTQGGFVCQYLPSRRGGRRKPRHEIVYHHPQQHQPSASKLDDAFGISASHYSPGNGTGNNIQTPHHATGLPLQVSSAPGPMNTPDSSNISLQRSSRPGLVGVPWPAILSPNDASSDRLEPPQRLWDEDDRCARLYYEHFHVAHPILVPSTLYKDRDYPPFLQLVVEFVGSHYLPSGPRQQLKDKVDAALESNPDRSPCMVQAWLIYSIALYARGERQKAQEAFSQSAEIAFELGMHRGDFASSAHPERSIEAESMRRTWWELYITDIFMAVPLKTITFRCTTVAPEVGLPCDESAYTGCGEIPPPRKMLDFKRRVFAAQEVAFSSFSYRIEAVTILCRVLVLNRLRDYHRDHLQAIENALVSWVNHLPSRKLDIVDSYGNVDEMIFQAHLIIAYATMLLHLPRSDLRPLLTQPDDCFWPSAPCHLSSTFPRLVHSIKATEASRRVSDSISICPNIQKHTPFVIPALALCGMIQLATSINHSEECFDHHCNRVTLILGCLKSTKRTWGSAECAYDCVRSTAADILSDSIEKWNAEPLKSIPTPHDSNDVERANSNVPPAVTVAEGQGLMIPELAPGFIDPTCYNASFFNCLADFDLS from the coding sequence ATGATCAACATGACCCCGAGACGATCCACCCGGCAAACTGGCCTCGCCGCCCTTGCTTGCACGGAATGCCGCAAACAGCATCTCAAATGTGACGCCAATCAACCATCCTGTTCGCGTTGTACCCAAGGTGGCTTTGTCTGTCAatatcttccttctcgtcgGGGAGGGCGTCGAAAGCCACGGCATGAGATTGTGtatcatcatccacaacaACATCAGCCCTCGGCTTCGAAACTGGATGATGCGTTTGGTATCAGTGCCAGCCATTACTCCCCCGGGAATGGCACGGGGAATAATATCCAAACACCTCACCATGCGACGGGACTACCCCTGCAAGTATCGAGTGCACCTGGCCCAATGAACACGCCTGATAGTAGCAATATCTCGTTGCAGCGAAGTAGCCGTCCTGGCCTTGTAGGTGTCCCATGGCCGGCGATCCTATCGCCGAATGATGCCAGTTCAGATCGTTTAGAACCACCACAGAGGTTATGGGACGAAGATGACCGTTGTGCTCGATTGTATTATGAGCATTTCCATGTCGCACATCCTATATTGGTCCCGAGCACGTTATACAAGGATCGCGATTaccctccctttcttcaaCTAGTCGTCGAATTCGTCGGGTCCCACTACTTGCCATCCGGTCCCCGCCAACAGCTGAAGGACAAGGTCGATGCCGCACTGGAATCCAATCCGGACCGCTCGCCGTGTATGGTTCAGGCTTGGTTGATCTACTCTATTGCTCTGTATGCCCGTGGCGAGCGACAAAAGGCCCAGGAAGCGTTCTCGCAAAGTGCGGAGATCGCCTTTGAGCTGGGTATGCATCGGGGAGATTTCGCATCGTCGGCCCATCCCGAGAGATCTATTGAAGCCGAGAGCATGAGAAGAACGTGGTGGGAACTATACATCACGGATATTTTCATGGCCGTTCCACTCAAAACGATCACCTTTCGATGTACTACGGTCGCTCCGGAGGTCGGCTTGCCTTGCGATGAATCCGCATACACGGGATGTGGCGAGATCCCACCGCCACGCAAGATGCTGGACTTCAAACGCAGGGTTTTCGCGGCCCAAGAGGTCGCCTTCTCGTCCTTCAGCTACCGCATTGAAGCGGTAACGATCCTGTGTCGCGTTTTGGTCCTGAATCGCCTGCGGGATTATCATCGCGACCATCTCCAAGCCATTGAAAATGCCCTTGTCAGCTGGGTCAACCACCTACCCTCCCGCAAACTGGATATTGTGGACTCATATGGTAATGTGGATGAGATGATCTTCCAAGCCCATCTGATCATTGCGTATGCCACCATGTTGCTGCATCTACCGCGCAGCGATCTTCGGCCGCTCCTCACACAGCCCGACGACTGCTTTTGGCCGTCTGCACCCTGCCACCTCTCATCGACATTTCCACGCTTGGTCCATAGTATCAAGGCGACCGAAGCCTCCCGGCGTGTCTCTGACTCCATTTCTATCTGTCCCAACATCCAAAAGCACACGCCTTTCGTCATCCCCGCATTGGCTCTATGTGGTATGATCCAGCTCGCAACTTCTATCAATCACTCCGAAGAGTGTTTTGATCACCATTGTAATCGCGTCACCCTCATTCTTGGGTGTCTGAAAAGTACGAAGCGGACCTGGGGCTCCGCTGAATGTGCGTATGATTGTGTCCGATCCACTGCGGCTGACATTCTCTCGGATTCTATCGAGAAATGGAATGCCGAACCACTGAAATCGATTCCGACGCCTCACGATTCGAACGACGTGGAGCGCGCCAACAGTAATGTACCTCCAGCAGTTACCGTTGCGGAAGGGCAGGGCTTAATGATACCTGAACTTGCTCCGGGGTTCATCGATCCGACTTGCTACAATGCCTCGTTCTTCAACTGCCTGGCAGATTTTGATCTCAGCTAG